From the genome of uncultured Bacteroides sp.:
CTGGACGAAAGGCTTCAATATTCCTGGTATCAAAAGAGTCAGCTAGTTTCATCTCTTTCCAGCATACAGCAGAATCAGGAATGAATTGGAAGTTGAAAGTAATGCTCTTGTTCTTATAAGCAGAAATTTCAACCGGAACAAAATAATCAATTTTATTTATAGCCAGACGGATATTGATAGTTTTTACCACATCATTATCAACAATCATGTATAGCTTAGCTTCTCTTGAGGTTTCCTGAACTGGCAAGAGCAGATATTTTTTGTGTGCATCAATTTGGACGATGCTTTGTTCATCGCCTAAATGTTTAATCACTAATTGTGGATTAGAAGCCTGACAAGACAAAAGCAAAGTAAACAGTCCCATTAATAAGGAACTAAAAGATCGTTTAACTGTTTGGCATAATTTACTTAGTGAAATCATGTTTTTATTGGTATTAAATGCAATTAATAAATAGTTGCCCGGGAAAGCATATTGCAAAGAAAGAAAATAATAAAACAGAATGATATAAGAATTGTTTCATAATGTATTAAATATGATTCACAGTTCTATTAAATTTTATGCATGAAACAAAAATAATCATCTTTGAAACAAAAATTATAGTTCACCTAAATAGAAATTATTTCCTTTACGACATGAAATTTAAGCCGGGAAAGCTTTTCTTGAGAATTGAATTTTTTAAATGTTAATCTTTTAAATCTATAATGAAATATGAGAAATCTTATCATTATGATTTTCCTTCTATCTTTCTGTGGTATCTTAAACGCACAGAACGTTACGATTAAAGGAAACGTAAAATCAGCTGCTGGCGGCGAGCCTCTTATTGGCGTAAATGTAAGTGTCAAAGGTAAAGCAGTAGGGACAGTTACAGACCTCGATGGTAATTACCAATTATCAGTACAAAAAAATGAAACACTCACCTTTTCTTTCATTGGATACGATAAACAGGAAGTAGTTGTAGGTGCACGAACTATTATTAATGTTGCTTTAAAGGAATCTTCCCTATTATTAGATGAAGTGGTTGCAGTAGGTTATCGCACAGAACGTAAAGCTGACCTCACGGGAGCTGTTTCTGTCGTGAAAGTGAACGATATGATGTCTGCAGCCGAAAACAATCCGATGAAGGCGCTGCAAGGACGTGTTGCTGGTATGACAGTCACTTCTGACGGAACACCAAGTGGAGCTGCCACTATTCGTATTCGTGGTATCGGAACGCTGAACAATAATGATCCGCTATATATTATTGATGGTGTTCCTACTACTTCAGGCATGCACGAACTAAATGGAAATGATATTGAAAGTATCCAGGTACTTCGCGATGCATCGTCTTCAAGTATTTATGGTTCGCGTGCGGCGAACGGTGTCATTGTTGTTACAACAAAGAAAGGAAAGAAAGGCCTTGTCAAGGTAAACTTTGATTCATATGTTACGATGTCCAGCTATACTAATAAAATAGATATTCTTAGTTCAAAAGAGTATGCTGAAGCTATGTGGAAAGCCTCTGTAAATTCAGGAAAAGATGCTAATGACAATAATATAGGTATCCGTTATCAAGAAGGTATTGATGCAGCAGGCAACAAAGTTTTAAACAATGTTTTATTTCCGGAATATCTTGACGATGCAAAAACTATGAAACCTGCAAATACCAACTGGTTTGATGAAGTTACACGCACAGGCGTCGCACAGTCGTATAATCTTTCTGTTAGCAATGGTACAGAAAAAGGAAATAGTTTTTTATCACTGAGTTACTATGATAATGAAGGACTGGTAAAATACACTGATTTTAATCGTATTTCTGCCCGAATGAACAGTGACTATAAACTATTGGGCGATATTGTTACAATAGGGGAGAATTTCACAATAAACAAAACTTCCGAAGTAACTCAACCATATCAGATAATTGAAGCTGCATTGATTGCAGTTCCTTTTATACCAGTGCATACAGAAGATGGGAAAAACTGGGGAGGTCCTATAACCGGACTTCCGGATCGTCAAAATCCAGCCCGATTAGTATATGATAATAAAGACAACCGTTATAATTACTGGCGTACATTTGGTAATGCTTATATAAACATTCAACCCATTAAAAAGCTGAATATTCGTTCTAGTTTTGGCTTGGATTATGGCAACTTTTATAAAAGATCACTCACATATAGTTATCAAACAGGTTATCTCCAAAGCGATAAAACCAAATCCTTGATAGAACAGGCACACTGGACAAAATGGACTTGGTCTAATACTGCTACATACGATTTTGAAATTGGAAAAAATCGTTTTGAAACTATGCTAGGAATGGAAATGTTCCGTCAGAGTGATATCAATTTTGCAGCTTCACGTGAAGGCTTTGCTGTAGAAACTCCGGATTATATGTGGCCAGATCTTGGAACAGGAACCAGTGAAGGCACTGGTAGCTCTACTGCCTATTCACTGCAATCATACTTTGGTAAAATTAATTACGCATACAACGAAAAGTATCTTGCTTCTGTTACATTACGCCGTGATGGCTCATCTCGTTTTGGAAAGAATAATCGCTGGGGTATGTTTCCTGCCTTTAACCTTGGATGGAAAATTAATCAGGAAGCTTTCATGGAAAAAACGCATGGCTGGTTGTCTGATTTAAAGCTTCGTTTTGGTTGGGGACAAACAGGTAATCAGGAAATGGCAAATACAGCAATATATGATATTTATGTTACTGATTACGGAAAAGGAGATCCTACATGGAATGCAGTATGGGGGACAGCTTATGACTTGAATGGAACAGGGTCTGGATTGCTTAGCTCAGGCTTTAAAAGAACACAACTTCAAAATCCTGATCTAAAATGGGAAACAACTACACAAACCAATATTGGTCTTGATTATGGATTCTTTGGACAAGCTCTTTACGGCTCAGCTGAATACTACATTAAGAAAACAAAAAATATTCTTTATTTACCGGGCTATGCCGCAATCATGGGAGAAGGAGCAAATAAATGGTATAATGGTGCCGCTATGGAGAATAAAGGCTTTGAGTTCACATTAGGTTACCGCGGAAAAATGAATTCAGGTTTGCAGTATGACATAACTGGTAATATATCAACCAATGCAAACAAGGTGACTTATCTGCCTGAATCGGTGAAAAAATCTTATGGTGGTAACGGTACCTATGATAACATACTGGGACGTCCACTAGGTTCATTCTATGGATATGTGGCCGACGGTATTTTTAAAACACAAGACGATCTTGACCAACACTCTAAACAAGATGGTAAGGCTTTGGGACGCATTAGATACAGAGATCTGAATAATGATGGCGTAGTAAATGATAAAGACCGTACATGGATTGGTGATCCGTTTCCTGATTTTG
Proteins encoded in this window:
- a CDS encoding TonB-dependent receptor produces the protein MRNLIIMIFLLSFCGILNAQNVTIKGNVKSAAGGEPLIGVNVSVKGKAVGTVTDLDGNYQLSVQKNETLTFSFIGYDKQEVVVGARTIINVALKESSLLLDEVVAVGYRTERKADLTGAVSVVKVNDMMSAAENNPMKALQGRVAGMTVTSDGTPSGAATIRIRGIGTLNNNDPLYIIDGVPTTSGMHELNGNDIESIQVLRDASSSSIYGSRAANGVIVVTTKKGKKGLVKVNFDSYVTMSSYTNKIDILSSKEYAEAMWKASVNSGKDANDNNIGIRYQEGIDAAGNKVLNNVLFPEYLDDAKTMKPANTNWFDEVTRTGVAQSYNLSVSNGTEKGNSFLSLSYYDNEGLVKYTDFNRISARMNSDYKLLGDIVTIGENFTINKTSEVTQPYQIIEAALIAVPFIPVHTEDGKNWGGPITGLPDRQNPARLVYDNKDNRYNYWRTFGNAYINIQPIKKLNIRSSFGLDYGNFYKRSLTYSYQTGYLQSDKTKSLIEQAHWTKWTWSNTATYDFEIGKNRFETMLGMEMFRQSDINFAASREGFAVETPDYMWPDLGTGTSEGTGSSTAYSLQSYFGKINYAYNEKYLASVTLRRDGSSRFGKNNRWGMFPAFNLGWKINQEAFMEKTHGWLSDLKLRFGWGQTGNQEMANTAIYDIYVTDYGKGDPTWNAVWGTAYDLNGTGSGLLSSGFKRTQLQNPDLKWETTTQTNIGLDYGFFGQALYGSAEYYIKKTKNILYLPGYAAIMGEGANKWYNGAAMENKGFEFTLGYRGKMNSGLQYDITGNISTNANKVTYLPESVKKSYGGNGTYDNILGRPLGSFYGYVADGIFKTQDDLDQHSKQDGKALGRIRYRDLNNDGVVNDKDRTWIGDPFPDFAYGLNIDLSYKNFDLIMYFQGIQNVDVVNSVKYTTDFWSVSDTRSNKGARLLKAWDPVTNPNSNIPALSYSDTNNESRFSSYFVENGSYLKLRNIQLGYNIPQQVLHKIKVEKFRIYASAQNLFTIKSKNFTGVDPENPGWGYPIPLTVTFGVNVSF